The following nucleotide sequence is from Lathamus discolor isolate bLatDis1 chromosome Z, bLatDis1.hap1, whole genome shotgun sequence.
AAACTCCCTTTGCCTTGTCCCCACCGAGGGGCTGTCCTGGGGCAAAGCCTTTTCTTTAGCTCCAGACTTAGTTTCAAAGCCTTTTCCTTAGCTCCAGACTTAGTTTGTCAGGCTTTAGCTTGTGCCACTGCCTCTCACCCCtgccctccaccccccccccccccgccactgCTGTGAAATGCCCAGCTGAGTCTCCTCCATCCTTTCCTGGtgctgccagggatgctgctgggtgCCACCAAAGctgtctcttctccaagctataAACCAGCCCTGGTCCCACAGGCTCTCTTCCCACCCCAAGGGCTCCGAGTCCAGGACCATCCTGCTGGCTTAACCTGGCCATGTTTATCAATATCCTTTCTCTGTTGGAGGCCCAGCATAAGTGGCCAGATGTAGTCAGATGAGCACTGAGGAGAGTGGacaatccctgccctgctcaCACCACCACCATTGTCACTGCTGAcccttgctgctgcttggccccagcctgcatccctgcagggctctgccttCCAGCGCAGAGCTTGGCGTTTGCCCATGCCGGATTTCATTGCATCCCTGTCAGCCCCTTCCTCCTACCTGAGGAAGTCCCACTAGAACAGCAGCTCTACCCTTGAGTGTATTCAGTGTTTCTGCCCCTAACACCTATTTGTCCTCCATGTGCTTCTCAGAGTTCCTGATAAAGATGTTGGACTGCACTGACTCCAGGATAGACCCACCTCCAGGTGGAACCCAACCCCTTGAGCACAACCCTAAGTCCTCAAGTTTTTACCCATATTATTGTCCTCCAATGCAGGCTGTAACATCCCAATTTGGACAGAAGAATATTGAGAAAGTGCTGAAAGTCTAAGGGCAAATATAATGGTTGATCATGCCCTAGTACCTCTTTTGCAGTGTGTGTGAAGCTGCATCCATGAAGTTTTACTACAGTGGTAAGAGTACCCTGGCATGAGGGGAAAGCACAAATTGAGAACAGAAAGATTTTTCCTTAACCACCCCTCACTAAGTAAGTTACTTATATTTCTAAGTCCCCATGCAACACAGCCTTCTAAGCACATTTGCAATCCAGGCCTGAGAGGAATGAACAATCTCTTAAAGCACATACTCTACTGTTGAGTTCATAAGCTAAAAACTGCAATCACAACACATTACACAACTACCAAATCACAGGCTAACTTTCTTGAACTAGAAAAAGTCTATGTCTTAATTTAAATGGATGGGTAAGTTTTTACATATTTAAGCCCCACCTTCCCCCCCACCAAATGAGTAAGCTGCTCAAACAGAACCACCACTGCTCACTTGCAAACATCCacagaagggaccttacagcctgcagcactgcttctAGACTGTTATGGTGTTCACTGTATTCAGTGCTCAGCCTTTCCAAGAGCTCTTTCAAGAATAAATACTTTCCACTGGAGGAAACAACTGTTCTAAATGTTAAGTTAATCCTTTCAAGTTACTGTCTAactatttgtgttttaaatctATGCACTGTCAGTacagtaaaatatttccatGTATTTGAATTTTGACTCCAAGAAAGCATACCTGGAGAACATgaggaaaaatcaaaacctCCTTAGCTTTAATACAGAGCATACTGCCACAGCAAAAAACCATATTTGGTTTTACCCGTCACTTGTCTTGATTTAGTGCATGGTGTTTCCTATGTTCAAACAATTCATTATAGACCAGAGAGTGTTTTAGCTAAATTAGCCTTCAGTAGGCTGCCCAGATTGTGGTgcttgtttgttattttttttccatatatgaTATGAAGCATTTTCCATGGCTTGACAGAGGCACGTAAGTGTCCTGACTGAGGCTGCGGCAGGCCAAATTAAGACCAACATGCTTTCCACAGTCTTTATTTTTGATGTTCAGCAGCCTACATATTCAGCAACTGTGatttcacagcctctctgtCCCTTTTCTGCTCTTAAAGACCTTTTTCATTTAGTACGGGCAAATTGTGAagtttttttcagagaaaaataagcagaaaacacCAAGCCAGGAATATATTAAGTTGACTTCTGCACTTCAACAGAACAGACCTATTCTAGCACCTTCTTCCAGTAAGTGACAATACTAACCCCTGCTGTGACCCAGCTCAAAGGAGGAATGGGAGCATGTTTCTTCACAGGTATGATGTGGCAGATCTACAGAAAGTAGTGGCAGGCTTTCACTTGCATCCAAGATTATGGAATGAAGAGTGCATCTgcaagcttttttctttatcgGAGGTCTACCATCCTATTTCTTTCAGCTTGAGTTCTTGTCTCTGCCCCTTTTCCTAAACTAGCAAGATTCAACACTTACAtgaaaaatagataaatagatCTTCATTGTTTCAGCAGAGATCtgatagcaagaaaaaaagaaaaggtatgtgcattaaaaatgtaagcAAATACAAGTTGGGTTGGGAAAAGGCACACTGCAGCTATCTGTAGCAGAATGAGGGACAGAAGGGGAAGGAGTGAATCACATGAGAAACTTCAATTCCCTTATGttcattttcctctgtttttgcTGGCATTGTAGATATTTCAAATTATTGCTCAAAGGCAGATCAAAtaggaggcagaaaaaaatgtgggaGCAAAGGGACAGCATTAAGAGAAATCTGAATATttgtaaaggaaagaaaaagccagttTCAAAACTAGCTGTGCGCTCACATTGACTAGCAGATGCAGAACAGAAATAGGCAGTATTTAGAACCAGAGGGCTTTTCATTCAGCTTGGAAACAAAAATTATGCCATTACCTTGAATCCTACTTCAATAACCAGCTAAAGCCATATTTATGAGCCTATTAGTAGCAAGTTCTTCAAGAGGAATACACAGCCAGCTGAACAATGAAACCTGACCAAACAAGGTATTAATGTCCCATTGCTCTGGGAGCACATGAGACTGCAGCAGAGTAGATGAGATGAGGATGATCTCATGATCTCCAAGAATTCACTTAGTGGCCATCGTACAGTCACAAGCTCCTGCTACAGTAATGTTCAGTACAGCTATACCACCTTCCTTAGATGCCAAGACAGACACATGACAGAtcaataaaacagaattaaacagTTGCAGATGGCAAGGGAAAAAATTTGTTCAAATAGTAAGGCATTTGTCTATGCAAGTTGGAACTGATTCTACAGAAGGAATCCCAGACTACTCTCCAAGCCTACTGTGGAAGTAAACAACAATTTCATAATACAAGAATGGAGGGCAGGGCAGAATAAACCTAGTGAGATTAAGACCCAAACAATATCTTCAACTAAGTACAGTACATCTTGTCTCACCTCCTACTACTGCCTGATATCTCCCACACCTCCTCCTTCCCGCTATTTGAAGGCACAGGAGTTGTATCTGGTGAAGTCTTGAGTCTGCTATAAACTACAGAAACTACTTTTGTGTGCCAAGGTGCTATTCTGACAACTATGTTCAGCACATTGGACTAAAGTCAGAAAACAAGTTCCTAGAGACCCCAGTTTCTACAAGAACCAAATCAGGTTCACAAAATAGATGTAAGTTGCGAATTAAACTGAATTATAACCTTGGGAAGAAGTGTCAGTACTGGTCTACTCCACATGCCCTTTGGTATGATACTGGTGACAGCaatgaacttcagaaaaaaaaaaatagaaccgTTTATCTTCTGTACGGAGACTGAAAAAGCAGAGCATTTTGCCTGTACATAGCTGATATGCAAATTTAAAACCAACAAGACGAACAACAATGTTTTCTCACATTCCAACACAAATATCTTGTAGCATCCCAAGTTAgacataaaactgaaaaaaatctaattcTATCCTGTAATAATCTTTACATATTAGGCTGATATGAAAAGCACTTTATCCCAGAAAGTACTTGGCAAAATACAGTACTCTTGGCCAGAACTTTAGAGTTCTTCCTACATTCTAATCTTCATAAGACATATTAGTCCACATGCATTCCAGATACTGAAAATGTTTACAGCCAGACAAGAGTTGCCAGGGATAGCTGGCTAGAAGTTTCAACGCCCCAGAGAGTAGAAAGCTTGCTAGAAACAATTTATTTAAGCCTTCAGAAGCTGGCAGCCGTCCTTATCTGTCAAGAAACAAGTCTACAGTACACAGAAGACCATTAAGAAAGTAGACTTCAACTGTAACTGCAAGGATAACTTGCACTAGAACCAAGCCTAGGAACTGACTCAAGTTCTGACATGATTTTTATCATGTTACTATTTTAGAGACATGATTGATTAAGAGTGATTTAACAGATCATCACTAAAGCATACGCAGAAGATTTTCACTTCTTCCAAACTATGTAGCTTTGAACCTGCATCCTTCCTTCTTCACCTTGAAAGGGGAAGGATCAGCAACAGTGAAGTAGCACCTCCTTCTACAGTAGTTACAGGGTGGCAATTCAAGGCCAAGATCCCAGTGTcaggagaagaaacagcaaCTTTATCccagaaaaattatttgtcaTTAAAGAAACTATTAATGGTTAGGGAAACTACACTGTACTCAGTTGGAAACTACAAAGCATTTACACCATAAAAATcaaaagctttctcttcttttactCCAAACTTgatcacacagcaaaatgcCTGAAGACATCAGAACCTGTAAGTTAATTCAATCCTAATGAATGAACTATGCTTGTGTAGAGGATAAGAAACATACTTGATGCTACTAAAATTAACATTCAAGTAGTGTAGCACTAAGTAGTTACCATCAAGATTAAAATCACTTTCCTGGATCCAGAAGAGTTGTACgatttatttttcactcttaCAGTCACCGAAGAGAAAGACTCCAGGCACAGTATTCCTAGAGCCATTACAATGAAGTTCCCCCAGGGAAGGGGACATTAGCTCACTCATGCCTACTGCAGGGGACTTCTGTCATTACACAGGTACCAATAGGCATTTTTCAGGCAAGAAAATCAAGGAGCAGTCTGCCaagtcacagctctgctcttcttTGTATAGGCGTAGCAGCTACAAAGATCCAACTTACACTGGCATTGTAAGGAGGAATAGCTACTAACAGCTTGGTATCACCATGAGCTTGTGCACAACATCCTTTCCAAGGACCCTACACTTACATGGCAGATGATGCTTTGGCCTGTCTCCATGTAGCATCTGACAATGCTACTTCCTAAGAGCTTGTAGTAGTGCTTGAGTATTTTTAGCCATAGTCAATCCTCACTCAGGAGGTCCAGCTGTACTCCTGTAAAAAGGAGACCCACTGATCCAGTACCCTGCAGAGTATTAGTCTCACAAATGTATTACAAAGTTACCTGGCAGGTCAGTACTGTCTTAGCAGTCTGGAGTACTGCTGAAATGAATCACAAGACACTTCATGTGCTGGCTGGAAGTAGTAGTGTAGCACACTAAAGCTTCCAGCTCAGGAAATACTCTATACTTCAGTGTTAATGTAATAATGGAGACCAATACTTTAgctgcttaatttttttatttttttccccttttccacaTGTAAAATTTATGGTGGTTTCTTAAAGAGCATTCATATTTTTATCTCTCTAAGAGGTAAGAGACAAGATTGTTCCAAACATACATACAAAATTACTTATGTTTACAAATTTTTGGCAATCATagtaacccgttttttcctatTGCCATTGCCCAAATTATTGGAAAACAGTGTACAATAATTTACATTTGAAATACTTCAAAGTGCTTGATAGTGATTTTCCAAGAACAGTATTTACAAATGGCCTATACACATATGTACAGGTGTTACAAGTTGTGGCTGGAATATGGCTTTCTATGGAAAGTGCTCTATATTTGGTCAGTGGTGTTACTGACTGACCAATCCAAGGGTTACTGATAAAACAGTAACCACCAAAAGCTGAATTGTTGTGGACAGGTATTTACAGAGTTTGTTGTTAAGCTGTATAAAAGTTATTTACATAAGTGTTCCATACATAAAGTATCTTCTTTCTTCCAAGAATGGAGGAAGTCTTTCAGCCACAAACCTGGTTACTATCCCCAAAGAGTGTAAAACACAAGTAAACCGGAAGCAATTGCTGATCCAGTGCTCATGCCATGTCATCATCTGTGCTTACAACAGATATCTGTATAAAATAAGTACAAGTTAGCTACTTATAACAGATACAAAATAATGCATATCACTACCACACTGCAGTTTGAAATGGGCTAGTTCTGCAGGCTAGTGACTACATTCAGCACTAATTACTCCATTTCAGGTATAGGACAGTAGTTGCCTACTACAACTTTAAACCTGATTGAAAAGACAAGTTctgatcatagaatggtttgggttggaaagaatcttaaagatcacccaataaaatcccctgccatgggcaatggcaccttccactagagcagattaCTCAAAATgccatccaagctggccttaaacacttccagagacGGGGCAGCCggagcttctctggacaacctgtgccagtgcctcaccaccctcacagtaaagaattttttccatATATCTAAgtctatcctctttcagtttaaagccattacctcttgtcctacccACTACATGCTCTttcaaaaagtccctctccagctttcttgctgGAACCCTACAAGTTCCCCACTGCAGCAAGCAGCCTTCAAGAGCAGAGACTTCTCCTAAACTCGAGTCAGGTATCATTTGGCAGTCTTTATGTCTACACTGAGGATTAACCTGGAGCCTCAGACATGTCAGTAGGTCTACTTACTGCAGGGTAGGTGTGTCCTACTGAAGCACTGTGTCTTCCAACATCAATTGTAAGTtcctcttctgttgttttcaggTACACAGGATTATCAAAATTCATGCTTTTCATGTTCTTGTGCTGCCAGTGACGCCACATGAAATAAGCAGCCACTGCAGCCATTACCAGCAATACTTTAGGGAGAGAAACAGATGGCAAATATAGAGTACAGTCAAGTCAAGCTCCTGACAGAGTGGCTTGTCCCACCACAATGAGTCCCAAAAGCTTGTGAATGCTGTACTCACCGACAGGAAGCACAGTCCAAACTGCTGATGTTCCTCCAGCTGCAGTTACTTCAGATGTACTATTGATGTTGAAACCTGCATCAGAATTTGAAGTAGTAAGCTTACTTATTGACAGGCTGTCAGCTGTCAGCCTGTCAGATGCAAACAATCCCCAAGCCCAGAAGCTGCTATAATATTAGCTTCTCAGTAACACCACAAAAAACAGCCTAGCAGGCTTCATCCTGTATTAGTAGGAAGCTgtatttcttgccttttctgaGCACTCCTGGAATTACATGGAACCTATAGGTTCCACGGTGTCATAAGTGAACTAGCTCTGTTACAGCTCCAGCTGCTGTACTTGTACTATACAAACCTGGCCTGTGTTCTCTATTTGCATGCAAAGGAGAAAGCTTCAAGTAGGCTAGTGGgtcagttttcatttaatttctctaaATGTTTAGCAGTCTGAGTTATTGGGACCAGTACCTCCAGGAACTAGTCCAACAGTTGGAGATTTTTCTGTTGTGCTGGTATCTTTAGCCTCAGTGTAAGCCACAGTTGTTCCAGTACCTGAAACTAATTATAGATCAAGAACCCAGTTAATCCTGAAGTCCTGCAATGGCTTAGCTATGAGAGCCATGGTAGCGAATGTTTAGCAGATGCAGAGTGATCATGCAGCTTGTTAGCTTTATTGGAAACACTGACATTAGTTTTTTCAGTAGCACACGCTCAGCTGAAGGTTTCTGATGAAAATTAATTCCAAGAACAAGGCTAGACAGTTAATCAGGCATGAATTTAGGTATTTAGAGTCATGACAACAGTAAGCCACCCCATCTCTCACTTCAGGTTTTCTGAGTGCATTTTAATTCTACAAGTTTATTGGTTAGGTAGTCTTCAATTTATATAGCAACCCTTTAGAGCAGCCAACGATGAACAGCATCCTTGCATTCACTGCTCCAACTGTGGCAGTCAGAATCAACATGCAATATAGTAAGTAGCACTTTGGAGTTTCTAGATCTACTCCACCGGACAAACAAGCCTGCCATATAGTCAGTGCTGAgggtagcagcagcagcagcagcatgtttgGACCACAAAAGGAGGTCCCTGGCTAGCAAGATTCACCTATCAGCTTTTCAACATTGTTTATACACTGTAGAGCTGTATTAGTTTATACCCCTTATTTTATAAGAAAAGGGCTTAGTATGTTTTGTGCATGTGCTTGCTGTCTCCAGAAAGGCATGGAGGTATAAGGTCTTGTTGCAAATGATGATGATACAGAAGCCAAGCATGAACTTTGAACAGCACCTGCAGACTTTGAGGCCCAGCTTAATGCATGCTAGAAGACCACCCCTCCAAGATTAATTATATCAGATCAACCCAAGCAGATCTGTCACAGCCTATGCTACCATATTTGCCTCCAGCAGGTTCAGTACCCCTACTTCTTCACCATCTATCCTGGGAAATACTTCAGTCATGTTACCATACCTGTACATCTCAGACCATCCTCCTGCAAGAGGTATCCAACAGGACATGCACAAGTGTACTTTGGAGAGTGTTCATTTATCTGAGGAGCAGGCAGGCACAGGTAGGTACAGCCTCCATTTGCTATGCTCTCTTCACACCAGTTCTTGCCTGTTGGTACAAAAGTTGACAAGATTGAGCCTTCGTATTCAAGATGTATAGCATAACTATTTTCTCAATAGCTGTAATAGAATTACTTGTCTCTGCAGGTTACAGATTTGTACCTGTTCTGCCTAAGAAAGAGGAATTACAATTAGACCTTCCCTCAGCCTCAGTGAGGTTGCTTATGTCAAGAATCTCCATGCACTTCTAAGTGAAGTAGACAGCTATACAGAGAACTAATACCTTTTGCCATCACCcaagcagggcagggctgtgtaTACTTAACTATAAACCCCATTACACTTACCTGAAGGCTGAACAAGTTCATGATACACAATGATGTCCTGTGCATCATTGAGGTTGTTCACTAGGGTAACCAATTCAGTTCCAGTAAATTTGTTAGCACCATAGACTGCCTCATTCTCTCCATCAATCCAGTACACACGGTCCTAGAAGACAAAGTCATTGCATCCCATTACCTCCGTGTTGCTATCAGCAACATAATTTGTACTCATGTACTAGCAAGAAGAGGATCTCTGACAATTACTACAGAAAATCATTCTTACCTCAAATATTGTTAGAGCAAGAGGATGAGGAAGGAACATATGAGACTTTAGCACAACTCTACGGTCCTGACCATTCAAGTCCACGCTTGACAGTGTATGTAGTTTAGAATCTAGCCAGTATAAGCGGCTTTTTACAAGGtctaggaggaaaaaaaaccaaacgtATTTACTATCTACATGGAGAACATCTCCAAAGTCTCCTGCAAAAGTTGAAACACCCTCAGATTCAAGAATAGTTGCAATGTTCCCCTACTTTCTTACTatactgctgcagtgctgcctaCATGGTCTGTGCCTTAACTATGGTAtagagcagtgcaagaaaagTAACAATTTCAGTATCTGAGAAGTGCTATCTGTGCCTGTTGCAGTTTCTCCAGGCATGCAGGAGCTTCCCATTCTCAGAAGCTGAAAATAGTTCTCTGAAGGATGACCTTGGCTTTTGTAGCGAACAAATTGCTAAAGCTCCAAAATATCTCTGGCACACAGACAAGTTCAACATACCTAGAGCAATTCCATTAGGCCATTGGATTTCTGTTGTCACAAGCTGCTGTCTGTCAAATCCATTCATTCCTGCTTTTTCAATTTTTGCTGGCTCACCCCAGTCTGACCAGTACATAAAGCTGTGAAGCAGAATTTATGTTGTATGATGCACTATAGTACTGTGTAGTATAACTCTTAATTATGACCAATAACTAACAAAGGCTACCTAAGTCAGTTATCAGGACATGGAGCAGCTGGTAGGTCTGCTTTTTTAAGAGAACTGGGACAAATACTCACCCAGAGAGAGGATCTACAGCAATAGAAGCTGGCTCTCTCAgctcagaaagaaacaaaacctttcttttcgTGCCATCTAGACTAGCCACTGAGATGGTCTTTGATGCTGAGTCAGACCAGTAGATGTTCTTATAAACCCAGTCAACAGCAATTCCTGCAGGGCTGTGTATGTTGTCCAGGATTCTGACGTGTGTTCCAACTTTATCACGGGTATCCATAGAAGCACTGGAAGACAAGAATTACTTGTTTTCAACCCCTTCCTCCACCTGGCATGCCTCAGCAAAGACTGCACACAGATGTCAGGCAGACAATAGAGAAGACGCATTTGTGACTTTCCACAGTCTTTTGCAAAATTGTAGAAGCAGTTACTAAAATGCAACAAGCATACACATTGCCAGTTGTGGGAACTTGCATCTACTGTACTTTGTCTTTAGGACATCAGGAAATAGTTCTCATCACCAAAGCCTAGAGAAGTATCTCTTTGGCAAAatgtgggatggtttagggCAGCACATTAGGGTTCAGAAGCTGAGTTCATTTACCTGAAGATTGCTTTTTGGCCAAAGTCAGCCCAGTAAAGCTTTTGCTCAGAAATATCAGCATCTAGAGCTACGGTGTTTCTCAGCTGCTCTACTAGCTGgatgtattctttcctctcaaGGCCAATCTTCCTGATATCTCGGCGGTTGGTGAAAATTAGACATGGTTCCTTCCCTGTGAAAACAGTGTGTTATCTGCATTTCTAGAGATACAGTCACATACTGTTCTTTTATGAAAAGTTTAGAGTCATATTTAGGATTTACCATTTCACATGTGCTACTGGGTGATGACAGAAGTCTTGGCTGTACCATACCTCATCCTTTCTCCCCTCAACAACCCTaaccttttctccctccttaACAGGGAGTGGTCCTCTGCCCAGGGAGCAGACACAAGCAGTTTATGTCAGGTTGCTTTAAGTACTGTATCATGACATCATTACAGTACTAGGAGTGTTCAGATCTGTATAAGTTATATTGATAATAGCACAACAACTAGTGTCAAAACCACAATAGCATAAATAGTACCTAGCTTACTACCTCATTTTAAAGTGGGAATATAGGTCTTATGCTAATACTTACCCACTGCCTTGCACACCCCTGTAGCAAGATCCATCTGATAGCCACGACTACATTCACATTTGTAACCCCCTTTCAGGTTGATACAGATTTGACTACAGATACCAGGGTTCTGGCATTCATCGATATCTGTAAAGACAAcaatttaatttattcttatCTCCATTACTAACAGTAGGATGCAAGTTAATCTACTTGATACTTGCCTCCACAGGTTCTCTTGTCTATAAGCTCAAACCCAGCTGGACAGTCACATTCAAAGCCAATAACAAGATCTCTGCAGATATGAGAGCATCCACCATTGTTCACAAGACATTCATTTACATCTACAAGAGAAGAATTGGTACTTGTGAGACAGCACACATATTTATGCTTAAAGTCTTAGTCATGGAGTACTTTACCAGATACCCACCCATTTTCTAGCACTGCATGCCACATACAATAAACCACTTGGACACCTGAAGTCACATGTAAGAGACCCTCCTCAAATTCATATTTGCTCAGCTATAAGCATGATATTTGTGTTACACGTTGGCAGCAGGAGACAAAGATTGAGGCCCCTGAAAGTTTCAGAGTTTCTAATGCCTTCAAGTGCTTTCTGGCCATACAGAAGCCATTCCAATAGGCAGTTTAGCAGTTTGTTACTAGCCTATTAACTAGGTTCTCTTGGTTGTAGGTTTGACACCAAGGAAGTGTAGATGGGCATTCTGAACTGTATCTGACAGCTCAGAACCTGTATCCAAGTATGTCTAGAGATCAGCATTGTGTAATGAGTTCATTCACTTACTGCATTCCTTGAGAGGCTCATCACTCCAGTCCTTGCAGTCTCTCTGCTGGTTACAGACTTTATTGACATCTATGCATTCTCCACTTCTGCACTTGAATTTGCCAGGTCCAGAGCACTGAATAACTAAGATTATGAAGATCGTGAAGGCAACTACCAGCTTCAAGAGATATTCTGCAAAGACTTTATTCCTGCTTAGCCCCACACTCACCATTGTTACAATTTGCTTCATCAGTGCCATCCAGACAGTCTCTCACTCCATTGCACTGCCTACTCCCATGGATGCAGTTGCCATCTTCACATCTGAACTGGTCTGGTCTGCAAGTCCGAGAAGCTGGAGGACACAATCATTACATACTTAAACTCCTGAGGtttgctgaaggaaagaaaacaaaacaggagcCAAGCAACACCCCCTACAGAAAGGCCAAGTTAACTTACGGCAGTTGATTTCATCACTTCCATCCTTGCAGTCAGGATCTCCATCACAGCGCCACTTCTTGTGGATACATTCACCTGAGCCACATTGCACCTCACTGTCCGAGCACTTCACAGGAGGTGCAGGCTGGCGGCCACATTGCTCTAGAGATTCATCTGAGTGGTCAGAGCAGTCAACATCATCATCACAAACCCAGCTGATAGGGATGCAAGTGGAGCTTTTGCACTGGAACTCATGAACTCCACAGGTGGGAGGTGCACACTCCAGCTCGTCAGTGCCATCACTGCAGTCATCTTGACCGTTGCAGACAAAGCTCTTGGAAATACATCGCCCACTGCTGCATGTGAACTCTGCTGGACTACAAGTCACATTGCCTGCAGTAACCGAAACAAGAGATTAGCAGATTATCACAAGAAGGCAGACATTTGTATGaaagtgttttgctttgcaggTTCTTTATCAGCTGTTAGCTGACAGAAGTTCAGCATTCCGTGTAAGGCTCTAAGAGAGCCTAACCAACTACTTCCAGGACACTTGGGCCCCACACAAACTGTCCTCCTTGCCTTTGGAAGTTATGAGTGAGAGGCATCATTTTTGAGGTACTGAGTGAAAATAACTTCCTTCTGAAGCAGCTAAGCTGTTCTGCTTCAGACTGTGAGACTTTCAGGAAATAGGCTCAAACCCTGTGAACCAGAGACAGAAGGTAAGAGAATTGCTAACTCTAGGCTAAGACTAAAGTAGCCAGATGGTCAGCATGCACTGTAGTTTGAAATTGAAGTGTTTAGTGCTGGtccccaggacagcagtggccCTTTTGCCTGGACCAGTGGGGATAACAAATCAAGATCTTGAACCAATTTATCCAGTGGTTTTAAGCACACCCATACAACTTAATACTAGTAGAAATTATGCTAGTTTAATGGCAGTGGGGCTAGCAGTTCAGTATGCCCAGACTGATAGTTTTAACAGCTCTATTAGAAATGCCGTCTATAGATTTGGCAGATTAATGTATGGGCTTGCTAAGTAAGGCAGCAGCTCCAGTCACATAGCAAAAATCTGAATATCTATGTTTTTCTAGCACATACAGGTAAGGTGGCTCTGATGGAAGCCAGCCCTGTGGCTTTGGTTGGAGCAGATTTGTCCCAGGACACCTCAGACAACTCATACGTATGCAAGTTCATTAAAACAAGTGGGGAATGCTGCACTCCAAAACTGGCAGTGTCAGCTTCATTTGAATACCAGCCTGAAGCTGTCCCCCGAAAACCTGAAACCCAGCTTCTCTAGTCTCCACTTTCACACAGGTGCACAGAATACTCCAGGATAGGGCTGTAAAGTAGATCTACTGTGCCCTTGGCTACAAGTCTCTGCTACACTCTTAGGAGACCATTTGTTAATGTAAGCAGCAACTAGTTACCTGTTGAGAAATTCTGCAGAGAACAAGTTCTGATAGTTTGCCTGACATATGATTTAGCCTAttcctatggaaaaaaaaagtagctagAGACCAAAGATAAACATTGAACAGCT
It contains:
- the VLDLR gene encoding very low-density lipoprotein receptor isoform X2, yielding MSLALSARRLSDRGACPRALPASPPFLRAGAAMRLHRHHGDQSDGAGSPGRGARRPAVSCCWALYLLLALGCLRATADGARAKCEESQFPCSNGRCIPLLWKCDGDEDCLDGSDESACVKKTCAETDFVCASGQCVPNRWQCDGDPDCEDESDESAELCHMRTCRVNEISCGPQSTQCIPVSWKCDGEKDCDSGEDEENCGNVTCSPAEFTCSSGRCISKSFVCNGQDDCSDGTDELECAPPTCGVHEFQCKSSTCIPISWVCDDDVDCSDHSDESLEQCGRQPAPPVKCSDSEVQCGSGECIHKKWRCDGDPDCKDGSDEINCPSRTCRPDQFRCEDGNCIHGSRQCNGVRDCLDGTDEANCNNVIQCSGPGKFKCRSGECIDVNKVCNQQRDCKDWSDEPLKECNVNECLVNNGGCSHICRDLVIGFECDCPAGFELIDKRTCGDIDECQNPGICSQICINLKGGYKCECSRGYQMDLATGVCKAVGKEPCLIFTNRRDIRKIGLERKEYIQLVEQLRNTVALDADISEQKLYWADFGQKAIFSASMDTRDKVGTHVRILDNIHSPAGIAVDWVYKNIYWSDSASKTISVASLDGTKRKVLFLSELREPASIAVDPLSGFMYWSDWGEPAKIEKAGMNGFDRQQLVTTEIQWPNGIALDLVKSRLYWLDSKLHTLSSVDLNGQDRRVVLKSHMFLPHPLALTIFEDRVYWIDGENEAVYGANKFTGTELVTLVNNLNDAQDIIVYHELVQPSGKNWCEESIANGGCTYLCLPAPQINEHSPKYTCACPVGYLLQEDGLRCTGFNINSTSEVTAAGGTSAVWTVLPVVLLVMAAVAAYFMWRHWQHKNMKSMNFDNPVYLKTTEEELTIDVGRHSASVGHTYPAISVVSTDDDMA
- the VLDLR gene encoding very low-density lipoprotein receptor isoform X1, whose protein sequence is MSLALSARRLSDRGACPRALPASPPFLRAGAAMRLHRHHGDQSDGAGSPGRGARRPAVSCCWALYLLLALGCLRATADGARAKCEESQFPCSNGRCIPLLWKCDGDEDCLDGSDESACVKKTCAETDFVCASGQCVPNRWQCDGDPDCEDESDESAELCHMRTCRVNEISCGPQSTQCIPVSWKCDGEKDCDSGEDEENCGNVTCSPAEFTCSSGRCISKSFVCNGQDDCSDGTDELECAPPTCGVHEFQCKSSTCIPISWVCDDDVDCSDHSDESLEQCGRQPAPPVKCSDSEVQCGSGECIHKKWRCDGDPDCKDGSDEINCPSRTCRPDQFRCEDGNCIHGSRQCNGVRDCLDGTDEANCNNVIQCSGPGKFKCRSGECIDVNKVCNQQRDCKDWSDEPLKECNVNECLVNNGGCSHICRDLVIGFECDCPAGFELIDKRTCGDIDECQNPGICSQICINLKGGYKCECSRGYQMDLATGVCKAVGKEPCLIFTNRRDIRKIGLERKEYIQLVEQLRNTVALDADISEQKLYWADFGQKAIFSASMDTRDKVGTHVRILDNIHSPAGIAVDWVYKNIYWSDSASKTISVASLDGTKRKVLFLSELREPASIAVDPLSGFMYWSDWGEPAKIEKAGMNGFDRQQLVTTEIQWPNGIALDLVKSRLYWLDSKLHTLSSVDLNGQDRRVVLKSHMFLPHPLALTIFEDRVYWIDGENEAVYGANKFTGTELVTLVNNLNDAQDIIVYHELVQPSGKNWCEESIANGGCTYLCLPAPQINEHSPKYTCACPVGYLLQEDGLRCTVSGTGTTVAYTEAKDTSTTEKSPTVGLVPGGFNINSTSEVTAAGGTSAVWTVLPVVLLVMAAVAAYFMWRHWQHKNMKSMNFDNPVYLKTTEEELTIDVGRHSASVGHTYPAISVVSTDDDMA